In a single window of the Thermofilum uzonense genome:
- a CDS encoding ATP synthase subunit C encodes MNVRKAMLILLAINIVILAVSLSVFASTVIKVSKGIEPAQEAPAKTLQMADAIALLAGAIAVAGSTVASGIALRSVATAGFAAAVEKPELTTWMLIMGGLAEGIAVYGLLLAILILGKI; translated from the coding sequence ATGAACGTAAGAAAGGCGATGTTAATACTATTAGCGATTAACATTGTTATACTTGCTGTATCCCTTAGCGTATTTGCATCGACAGTCATTAAGGTCTCAAAGGGTATAGAACCAGCTCAAGAAGCCCCTGCAAAGACGTTACAAATGGCTGATGCCATAGCCCTGCTAGCCGGAGCAATCGCTGTTGCCGGATCCACCGTGGCCTCTGGTATAGCGTTAAGAAGCGTTGCAACTGCTGGCTTTGCGGCGGCAGTCGAGAAACCCGAGTTGACGACATGGATGCTCATCATGGGAGGTCTAGCTGAAGGTATTGCTGTGTACGGACTTCTACTGGCTATACTCATTCTAGGAAAAATATAA
- a CDS encoding anaerobic ribonucleoside triphosphate reductase — MVTPVVLRHEDEIIRLEKKYLSDLDWEKHENANHNVSYSNFRNYLFEKLVETPEVLKKYIPPVAVEQHYRGDLHIHKLPDSLWIPYCAGWSFKKILQLGLKTPTIVSAPAKHFDTAVAHLTNFFFMGAQEWTGAQAVSAFDLYVAPFVEADSLEFTRIKQILQGMLFELNYPARAGYQSPFTNITLVLDTSKDMLEGEAIIGGIKSGSLGDYIDEAIKVDKALFQLYAEGDAIGQPFTFPIPTLMLTKNFDWNNRRWDGLTDLIFETLAKKGSAYLLNGYSSNVEALYAMCCRLTIDVNHVVSKGNGSLTLRLDKASQEEALEKFLKSRESSRTYGIWALPDATGSIGVVTLNLPRLAHLSKGEWTVFEELLISLSESARKVLLAWRKRYEDTMKAGLMPLTKLYLGHLRHHFNTIGVIGLPEAAANFMRNPKLWFESSTREMEEAIMIEKKMVSMIRKLAEEFEESDGYLYNVEEVPGESTGYKLAKADIEMFKDDYEKGELLIPSDGISPFYSNSIVPYYADVPIYQRAIWEGEVQKEFTGGVMMHLFLHEQPDPKALKNLIYRIVTNTKVVYFSITPTITVCKKCGRSVTGYVDSCPYCGSAELEHWSRIVGYYRPVSNWNPGKKAEFKLRVTY; from the coding sequence ATGGTTACTCCAGTCGTTTTAAGACATGAAGATGAAATAATTAGACTTGAGAAAAAGTATCTTTCAGACCTGGATTGGGAGAAGCATGAGAATGCTAATCACAACGTAAGCTATAGTAACTTTCGCAACTATCTCTTCGAGAAGCTCGTAGAGACCCCAGAAGTACTTAAAAAATATATTCCTCCTGTCGCCGTCGAGCAGCATTATAGGGGGGATTTACACATTCACAAGCTTCCTGACAGCTTGTGGATTCCCTACTGTGCTGGCTGGAGCTTTAAGAAAATATTACAGCTTGGTTTAAAGACGCCCACCATCGTCTCGGCTCCCGCCAAACATTTCGACACCGCCGTGGCACACCTCACTAATTTCTTCTTCATGGGGGCTCAGGAGTGGACCGGAGCCCAAGCTGTAAGTGCATTCGACTTGTACGTAGCACCCTTTGTTGAGGCGGATTCGCTTGAGTTTACACGGATCAAACAAATATTGCAGGGGATGCTTTTTGAACTTAACTATCCTGCACGTGCAGGTTACCAGTCACCTTTCACAAACATTACACTAGTTTTGGACACAAGCAAGGATATGCTTGAGGGCGAGGCTATAATCGGGGGAATTAAGAGTGGAAGCCTAGGAGATTATATAGACGAAGCAATAAAGGTCGACAAGGCGCTCTTCCAGTTGTACGCTGAAGGGGACGCGATTGGACAGCCATTTACTTTCCCGATACCGACTTTGATGCTTACAAAGAATTTTGACTGGAATAACCGAAGGTGGGACGGGCTCACTGATTTAATATTTGAGACTCTTGCAAAGAAGGGATCGGCATACCTGCTTAACGGCTACTCAAGCAACGTTGAAGCCCTCTACGCGATGTGCTGTCGTCTAACAATTGACGTGAACCATGTTGTCTCAAAGGGTAACGGCTCCCTTACCTTAAGGCTAGACAAGGCGAGCCAGGAGGAAGCATTGGAAAAATTCCTTAAGTCAAGGGAAAGCTCTAGAACTTACGGAATATGGGCCTTACCAGACGCAACGGGAAGTATAGGCGTCGTAACCCTTAACCTGCCTAGACTTGCCCACCTTAGCAAGGGAGAGTGGACCGTATTCGAGGAATTATTAATTTCTCTCAGCGAAAGTGCACGAAAAGTCCTGCTAGCGTGGCGCAAAAGATATGAGGATACTATGAAGGCTGGCCTTATGCCGCTGACAAAGTTATACCTTGGACACTTGAGACATCACTTCAACACAATAGGAGTTATAGGTCTCCCCGAGGCCGCTGCTAACTTCATGAGGAATCCGAAGCTCTGGTTTGAAAGCTCTACAAGGGAGATGGAGGAAGCCATAATGATAGAGAAGAAAATGGTCTCAATGATAAGGAAGCTCGCAGAAGAATTCGAGGAAAGTGATGGTTATCTCTACAATGTCGAGGAGGTTCCAGGAGAGAGTACAGGCTATAAACTTGCTAAAGCTGACATTGAGATGTTCAAGGATGACTATGAGAAAGGCGAGCTCCTAATACCGTCAGACGGTATAAGTCCCTTCTACAGCAACAGTATAGTACCCTACTATGCTGACGTTCCAATATACCAAAGAGCGATATGGGAGGGAGAGGTTCAAAAAGAGTTTACCGGCGGAGTCATGATGCATTTATTCCTCCACGAGCAGCCAGATCCCAAGGCCTTAAAGAACCTCATCTATCGAATAGTAACTAACACCAAAGTAGTCTACTTCAGTATAACACCAACAATCACAGTTTGCAAGAAGTGTGGCAGAAGCGTTACAGGATACGTTGACAGCTGTCCTTACTGCGGAAGCGCCGAATTAGAACACTGGAGTAGGATAGTAGGCTACTACAGACCCGTTAGCAACTGGAACCCTGGCAAGAAGGCCGAGTTTAAGCTAAGAGTCACTTATTGA
- a CDS encoding metallophosphoesterase, producing MSTSKSFEDFLKELRPLRRDSLIELLDDVTTILKSEEQLIKIEAPRILFVGDTHGDVESSIKALKSDANVKVFLGDYVDRGKFQIENIELLLLAKREYPDKVFLLRGNHESREMNEVYGFLREMLNYYDYEVYELMLKVFSNMSVAATVNNEIFAVHGGIAKGLYSANQIENLPKSEHNIDDEIIFQMLWNDPSEEVEDFAPSPRGWGIYLYGRKPVESFLEESGLKFIVRAHEPFPEGYKIFFDGKLISIFSCRFYPIENPRALLVENKKREIQDLV from the coding sequence GTGAGCACAAGCAAATCTTTTGAGGATTTTTTAAAAGAGCTTCGCCCCCTCAGAAGAGACTCCTTAATTGAACTTCTGGACGATGTCACCACTATACTGAAGAGTGAAGAACAGTTGATCAAGATAGAAGCTCCAAGAATTCTGTTTGTGGGAGACACTCATGGAGACGTAGAGTCGAGTATTAAAGCCCTTAAAAGCGATGCAAACGTGAAGGTATTCCTAGGCGACTATGTTGATAGAGGTAAATTCCAAATCGAAAACATAGAACTATTACTCTTGGCAAAGAGAGAGTATCCCGACAAAGTGTTCCTACTGAGAGGGAATCACGAGTCAAGAGAGATGAACGAGGTTTACGGCTTCCTAAGAGAAATGCTAAACTATTACGATTACGAGGTGTACGAACTCATGCTTAAAGTCTTCTCGAACATGAGCGTTGCAGCCACCGTAAACAACGAGATCTTCGCTGTTCACGGCGGTATTGCAAAGGGGCTGTATAGTGCTAATCAGATCGAGAATCTACCCAAGAGTGAGCATAATATCGACGACGAGATCATTTTTCAGATGCTCTGGAATGACCCAAGCGAAGAAGTTGAGGACTTTGCACCGAGTCCCAGGGGGTGGGGGATATACCTTTATGGAAGAAAGCCTGTTGAGAGCTTCCTAGAGGAAAGTGGTCTAAAGTTCATAGTGAGAGCACATGAACCCTTCCCAGAAGGATACAAGATTTTCTTTGATGGTAAATTGATCAGTATATTTAGTTGTCGATTCTATCCTATAGAAAATCCTAGGGCACTGCTTGTTGAGAACAAGAAGAGGGAAATCCAAGACCTAGTATGA
- a CDS encoding EamA family transporter, producing MSDLTWFIYALLDAFFAALATILAKMGLSRVDPVVATGLRSIVMMIFTVSLMLVIRDKALISSLTSREILFIILSGVAGALSWLLYFVALQYGKAVNVAVVDRSSILFIVILAALILGEEITLKKGIAALLVLIALILISL from the coding sequence ATGAGCGACCTCACATGGTTTATTTATGCACTTCTCGACGCATTTTTCGCTGCCCTAGCAACGATTTTAGCCAAGATGGGTTTGTCCAGAGTAGACCCTGTCGTCGCTACAGGCCTCAGATCCATCGTGATGATGATATTTACCGTTTCCCTTATGCTTGTCATTAGGGATAAGGCGCTTATATCAAGCCTTACGTCGAGAGAGATATTATTTATAATTTTGAGCGGTGTAGCAGGAGCTCTCTCATGGTTGCTCTACTTTGTAGCGTTACAATACGGTAAAGCCGTCAATGTCGCAGTTGTGGACAGGTCCAGTATTCTCTTTATCGTCATATTAGCGGCGTTAATTCTCGGCGAAGAGATCACGTTGAAAAAGGGGATTGCGGCGCTCCTCGTTCTTATAGCCCTAATTCTCATTTCACTGTAA
- the thiI gene encoding tRNA uracil 4-sulfurtransferase ThiI encodes MSLKKVVLIRLGELTIKGLATRKHFENLLKRNIMDALRRAGIEAELRKKFGRFYIYGPYESIDVLRRVFGIKSLSPAVEYEFKDLEDLIATAEEYFKEKVLGKRFAVRTRRVGSHTFSSIDVNRLLGERLLKYASKVDLENPEVTAYVEVRGNKAYFFTEIIKAWGGLPVGSEGRVISLVSGGFDSIVASWLMLKRGAEVDFLYLNLGGPVSKCYVLRVVKTLADNWCYGYHPKLYIVDFTTVVHELKQKVKPELIGVVLKRLMYRVANRIALKTGAEGIVTGENLGQVSSQTLANLNVIDKSSDLIVLRPVIAYDKDEIVELARKIGTYEASSQVKEICGVYSFHPTTHARLDEVLEEEAKIDVSVLEKSLDNVEIIDLHSSSPIDAGCGTNFQELEVDEIPSNAVVLDVRPPEKYRSGRIPGSINVDIWSLEDYVTSLGKEKKYVVVCDEGGLSREAAFLLRKMGVDAYSLRGGLRRYWRAGVKS; translated from the coding sequence ATGTCTCTCAAGAAAGTTGTCCTGATACGTCTGGGTGAGCTGACCATAAAAGGGCTTGCTACGCGAAAACACTTTGAAAACTTATTGAAGCGCAACATAATGGATGCTCTGAGACGTGCGGGTATTGAGGCGGAGTTAAGGAAGAAGTTCGGGCGTTTTTATATCTATGGGCCCTATGAATCTATAGACGTCTTGAGGAGAGTATTCGGAATAAAGTCCCTTTCCCCAGCTGTGGAGTATGAGTTCAAGGACCTAGAAGACTTAATTGCGACTGCTGAGGAGTACTTCAAGGAGAAAGTACTAGGAAAGAGATTCGCCGTAAGGACAAGACGCGTAGGGTCCCATACGTTTAGCTCGATAGATGTCAACAGGCTTCTCGGCGAGAGGTTACTCAAATATGCTTCAAAAGTAGACCTTGAGAACCCTGAGGTCACAGCATACGTCGAGGTTCGAGGTAACAAAGCCTATTTCTTCACTGAAATTATCAAGGCTTGGGGTGGATTACCTGTAGGAAGCGAGGGCAGGGTAATATCCCTGGTATCCGGAGGCTTTGACTCGATTGTAGCATCCTGGTTGATGCTTAAGAGGGGCGCTGAAGTGGATTTTCTCTATCTTAACCTAGGGGGACCGGTCTCGAAATGTTATGTATTGCGGGTTGTTAAGACGCTGGCTGACAATTGGTGCTATGGATATCATCCGAAACTATACATTGTCGACTTTACAACTGTGGTCCACGAACTTAAACAAAAGGTGAAGCCCGAGCTAATAGGGGTTGTCCTGAAGAGGCTTATGTATAGAGTCGCCAACAGAATCGCCCTGAAGACTGGTGCTGAGGGGATAGTAACTGGCGAGAATCTTGGACAGGTTTCTTCTCAGACTCTGGCTAATCTCAACGTGATAGATAAGTCATCAGACCTTATCGTCCTACGACCCGTAATAGCATACGACAAAGACGAGATAGTTGAGTTGGCTCGCAAGATAGGGACATATGAGGCCTCTAGCCAAGTCAAAGAGATATGCGGTGTTTACTCTTTCCATCCCACAACACATGCTAGGCTAGACGAAGTCCTTGAAGAAGAGGCAAAGATCGACGTAAGTGTTCTTGAAAAGTCATTGGATAATGTCGAGATAATAGACCTACATAGCTCGTCTCCTATTGACGCGGGCTGCGGCACTAACTTCCAAGAGTTAGAGGTGGACGAAATACCTAGTAATGCTGTTGTTCTCGACGTTAGACCTCCAGAGAAGTATAGGTCTGGAAGAATCCCGGGAAGCATCAACGTAGACATATGGTCTCTCGAAGACTACGTAACCAGCCTAGGTAAAGAGAAGAAATACGTTGTTGTTTGTGATGAAGGAGGGTTAAGCCGGGAAGCTGCTTTTCTCTTAAGAAAAATGGGAGTAGATGCATACAGCCTTAGAGGTGGTCTGAGGCGCTATTGGCGTGCAGGCGTAAAAAGCTGA
- a CDS encoding RNA-guided endonuclease InsQ/TnpB family protein has protein sequence MSRKKESGIAVAPPLQGGGGGAKSRASRRKRTRRTNIVKLVVDKNVHERLVELAVHTAKCWNTVNWLRMQQFKERRKIDFTKTEKEVYERYKHILKVNAQQVARKNAEAWRSFFELVREKREGKLPKWFKPRPPGYWKDENGEYRLAVIVRNDRYEVDEEDRTIYLKDFKLSLEFKGKLKWHGKQGRLEIIYDKTRRSWYAYIPVEVKNVAENKGELRASVDLGIVNLATVYVEDGTWYIFKGGSVLSLYEYYSKRISVVQKVLARHKQKGSRKLKLLYDKRRRFLKHALNSMVRKVMEELQGKGVREVVVGYPKEIARNHGNKLTANFWNYNYVIKRFEEIGEELGIKVVKVSEANTSKLCSLCGEAHEGGRVKRGLFRCPRTGKVINADLNGAINILHISLHIPESLGSGSRGELPVRDRGNGLKTQPVVYRWTSGAGWVRCAPTSNEAVKMKAVNHKPMIRPEGTLALQGGEEVSFLRLHANSASDHL, from the coding sequence ATGAGCAGGAAGAAAGAGAGCGGAATTGCGGTGGCCCCGCCCCTCCAGGGGGGTGGGGGTGGGGCGAAGTCCAGGGCTTCAAGGAGAAAGAGGACGAGGAGAACCAACATAGTTAAACTCGTTGTAGATAAGAACGTCCATGAGAGGCTCGTTGAACTAGCGGTTCATACGGCCAAGTGCTGGAACACAGTGAACTGGCTGCGAATGCAGCAGTTCAAGGAGAGGAGGAAGATAGACTTTACAAAGACGGAAAAAGAGGTCTACGAGAGATACAAGCACATATTAAAGGTTAATGCACAACAAGTTGCTAGGAAAAACGCTGAGGCTTGGAGGAGCTTCTTTGAGTTAGTTAGAGAGAAGAGGGAGGGGAAATTACCAAAGTGGTTCAAACCGAGACCTCCAGGATATTGGAAGGACGAAAACGGCGAGTACAGGCTGGCCGTCATCGTGAGGAACGACCGCTACGAGGTGGACGAGGAGGATAGAACCATCTACCTGAAGGACTTCAAGCTCTCGCTAGAGTTTAAGGGGAAACTCAAGTGGCATGGGAAACAAGGGAGGCTGGAGATAATCTACGACAAAACCAGGAGGAGTTGGTATGCATATATCCCAGTCGAAGTCAAAAATGTAGCTGAAAATAAAGGCGAACTGAGGGCTTCAGTAGATTTAGGGATCGTAAACCTGGCCACGGTTTACGTCGAGGACGGCACGTGGTACATCTTCAAGGGCGGTAGCGTGCTTTCTCTATATGAGTATTACAGCAAGAGGATAAGCGTAGTCCAGAAGGTTCTAGCTAGACATAAGCAAAAGGGGAGTAGGAAGCTGAAACTGCTTTACGACAAGAGGAGGAGGTTCTTGAAACACGCTCTGAACAGTATGGTGAGAAAGGTGATGGAGGAGCTACAAGGAAAGGGCGTGAGGGAAGTAGTCGTTGGCTACCCAAAGGAGATCGCAAGGAACCACGGCAATAAACTCACCGCGAACTTCTGGAACTACAACTACGTCATAAAACGTTTCGAGGAAATAGGGGAGGAACTAGGTATCAAGGTCGTCAAAGTGAGCGAGGCAAACACTTCCAAACTCTGTTCCTTGTGCGGGGAAGCCCACGAGGGTGGGCGTGTTAAACGTGGTTTGTTCAGGTGTCCCCGCACGGGGAAGGTCATAAACGCAGACCTAAACGGTGCTATTAATATCCTACATATCTCCCTACATATCCCCGAGTCCCTAGGATCTGGGAGCAGGGGGGAACTCCCCGTGAGGGATAGGGGTAATGGGCTGAAGACCCAGCCCGTGGTCTACCGCTGGACGAGTGGAGCGGGGTGGGTGCGTTGTGCACCCACTAGCAATGAAGCGGTGAAAATGAAGGCGGTAAACCACAAACCCATGATCCGTCCTGAGGGAACCCTCGCCCTTCAGGGCGGGGAGGAGGTCAGCTTTTTACGCCTGCACGCCAATAGCGCCTCAGACCACCTCTAA
- a CDS encoding M28 family metallopeptidase, protein MFEHEYAYKVAVMLSSKPRFTGTPGEEEARRLIVSELEKSGYSPKMEEFSTKVYEVNNVDLRVREPFNEEIPASPLGFSGETSGVEADLHYIENSDRVLIPGSGNWIGLAVGRPPAEQWKFLAKRASGLIIAEGTPYRSLSHVAVPWEWREKFGSLPAVYVSYWNAVRLLKAKKVHLVLEQEYRDVNSYNIIAEKSGSKYPEDVILVTAHYDSVKNVPGATDNAGGTALVVALASALSKLGLKRTIRFVLFSGEELGLRGSLAYVEKHKDELKNISLVVNLDVHGGVLGSSASIVSGSKSLRNYVEAKAKEIGVNLSVSEDVMSSDSTSFVWRGVPAVNFFRSSGSGADIHTEKDSLEHLHPIAFQLIGHLVFKFIVDIANSEDLPYEKEVPEEIKKKADEYFKKRLALVD, encoded by the coding sequence ATGTTCGAACACGAGTACGCCTATAAAGTTGCGGTAATGCTGTCCAGCAAGCCACGCTTCACTGGAACTCCAGGAGAGGAGGAAGCTAGACGGCTCATCGTCTCAGAGCTTGAGAAGAGTGGTTATTCCCCTAAGATGGAGGAGTTCTCGACAAAGGTATACGAGGTGAATAATGTCGACTTGAGGGTTAGAGAACCTTTCAACGAGGAGATCCCTGCTAGTCCTCTTGGTTTTAGCGGGGAAACGAGCGGTGTGGAGGCAGATTTACACTATATAGAGAACTCTGATAGAGTGCTCATCCCGGGAAGCGGTAACTGGATTGGGCTTGCCGTTGGAAGACCCCCAGCAGAACAGTGGAAGTTCCTGGCTAAAAGAGCCTCAGGACTAATAATAGCGGAGGGGACGCCCTACAGAAGCCTTAGCCACGTAGCTGTCCCGTGGGAGTGGAGGGAAAAATTCGGAAGCCTCCCCGCTGTGTACGTGAGTTATTGGAATGCAGTACGCCTGCTCAAGGCTAAGAAAGTCCACCTTGTGCTGGAGCAAGAATATAGAGACGTTAATAGCTATAATATTATAGCCGAGAAAAGCGGTTCAAAGTACCCAGAAGACGTTATACTCGTCACGGCACACTATGATAGTGTTAAAAATGTCCCCGGAGCGACAGACAACGCCGGTGGCACCGCGCTAGTGGTCGCACTCGCCTCCGCCCTCAGCAAGCTTGGCCTCAAAAGAACTATTAGATTTGTTCTGTTCTCTGGTGAAGAACTCGGCCTCAGAGGATCCCTAGCTTACGTAGAGAAACACAAGGACGAGTTAAAAAACATCTCCCTTGTAGTTAACTTGGATGTCCATGGAGGCGTTCTAGGCTCCTCTGCTTCAATTGTGAGTGGCTCGAAATCGCTTCGAAACTATGTGGAGGCTAAGGCAAAGGAGATCGGGGTAAACTTGTCAGTCTCAGAGGATGTTATGAGTAGCGACAGTACATCCTTCGTATGGAGGGGAGTGCCCGCAGTGAACTTCTTTAGATCGAGCGGTAGCGGAGCTGACATACATACCGAGAAGGATTCATTAGAACATCTACATCCAATAGCGTTTCAGCTGATCGGCCATCTCGTCTTCAAATTTATCGTGGACATCGCAAACTCCGAGGATCTACCCTACGAGAAAGAGGTGCCTGAAGAAATAAAGAAGAAGGCAGACGAGTATTTCAAGAAGAGGCTTGCTCTTGTGGATTAG
- the hypF gene encoding carbamoyltransferase HypF yields MSLKAIRLHVSGIVQGVGFRPHVYRIATKLGLRGYVVNLGGSEVEIWVEGDPVLVEKFPEVLRRETPPSAEIEEIQVEEVVPRGYPSFEIRKSGKVLTKISMIPPDLGMCDDCRREILDPSSRWYRYPFHSCAWCGPRFTIIKRIPYDRENTSMSSFPLCYKCREEYTDPGNTRRFHIQGISCPTCGPQIYLVDREGAPLRVSDPLVEAAKLVDEGYIVAVKGIGGFHLAVKATDDEVLLKLRSRKKRGRKPFAVMARDTSVARRIAVVDEAAEKLLLSPARPIVILPKTREVSDQVSPGLKTVGVMLAYTPLHYLLLEATVDKFAVMTSGNESGEPIIKDNEEALLKLKNVADYFLLHNREIVNRVDDSVIRLSDGEPLFLRRSRGFAPRWIRAPNEYRRPVIGLGAMLNNTGALGLERYIIPTQHIGDLENMETLNFLHESLKFLVETYSIRLPESLVVVDKHPYFLNRKLADQLVAEAGAELYEVQHHVAHIAAALLERGTREGFGIAIDGVGYGDDGMIWGGEVIYISEDGSYERLGRLEYIPLPGGDRSTLYPARIIAGVLAEHVDLQEFLRLASYNHLDKRVPGGIQELKIAFNQAGASIKCSSAGRFLDAVSALLGVSWERTYEGEPAITLEEFSWGGSKLDYRLEHGGGEVYTKSFFYDYMLNGRFNNAATRDIAYTIQFEIGRSLAEIAHENGAREIYVSGGAAVNSVILKGVKHVFGSDRVFLPRKLPPGDGGISAGQVYFAKIRGLA; encoded by the coding sequence ATGAGCCTCAAGGCCATTAGACTCCATGTCTCGGGAATAGTCCAAGGGGTTGGCTTCCGCCCCCACGTGTACAGGATAGCAACAAAGTTAGGCTTAAGGGGCTATGTAGTGAACCTGGGCGGGTCCGAGGTAGAGATATGGGTTGAAGGTGACCCCGTCCTAGTAGAGAAATTCCCCGAAGTATTACGCCGTGAGACACCCCCCTCGGCTGAAATAGAAGAGATACAAGTAGAGGAGGTTGTACCTAGAGGATATCCTAGCTTTGAGATCAGGAAGAGCGGCAAGGTGCTTACAAAGATATCCATGATTCCCCCTGATCTCGGGATGTGCGATGATTGCAGACGTGAGATACTCGACCCTTCTTCACGCTGGTACCGGTACCCGTTCCACAGCTGTGCCTGGTGCGGTCCTCGTTTCACAATTATAAAGAGGATTCCCTATGATCGTGAAAACACCTCTATGAGCTCTTTTCCACTATGCTATAAGTGTCGCGAGGAATATACAGACCCTGGAAACACTAGGCGCTTCCACATCCAGGGAATCTCGTGCCCTACATGTGGCCCGCAAATCTATCTCGTGGATCGTGAGGGAGCACCCTTACGGGTCAGCGACCCCTTGGTTGAGGCAGCGAAGCTTGTTGATGAAGGCTATATCGTAGCCGTCAAGGGGATCGGAGGCTTTCATCTGGCAGTCAAAGCCACGGATGACGAAGTACTCTTGAAGCTAAGGAGTCGCAAGAAAAGGGGTAGGAAACCTTTCGCTGTAATGGCAAGGGACACAAGCGTTGCCAGGAGAATAGCTGTAGTAGACGAAGCTGCTGAAAAATTACTGCTGAGCCCCGCGCGTCCAATAGTGATTCTTCCGAAGACACGCGAAGTCTCTGACCAAGTCTCTCCAGGGTTGAAGACAGTCGGTGTCATGCTTGCTTATACTCCTCTCCACTATCTACTTCTCGAAGCCACCGTGGACAAGTTTGCAGTTATGACGAGTGGCAATGAGAGCGGGGAGCCCATAATAAAGGATAATGAGGAGGCATTACTCAAGTTAAAAAACGTTGCAGACTACTTCCTTCTACATAACCGTGAGATTGTAAACAGGGTTGACGACAGCGTTATAAGACTAAGCGACGGAGAGCCTTTGTTTCTAAGAAGATCTAGAGGGTTTGCGCCCAGGTGGATAAGAGCACCGAATGAATACAGGAGACCCGTAATAGGCTTGGGAGCGATGCTCAACAATACAGGCGCGTTGGGATTAGAGCGATACATTATCCCCACACAGCACATAGGTGATCTTGAGAATATGGAAACACTAAACTTCTTGCATGAATCCCTTAAATTTCTAGTAGAGACGTACTCGATTCGCTTGCCAGAATCCCTAGTTGTAGTGGACAAGCATCCCTATTTCCTCAATAGGAAACTCGCGGATCAACTGGTTGCAGAGGCAGGCGCAGAGTTATATGAGGTTCAGCACCATGTAGCACACATAGCCGCCGCGCTGCTGGAAAGAGGTACTCGAGAAGGCTTTGGAATAGCTATCGATGGAGTAGGCTACGGAGACGATGGAATGATATGGGGTGGCGAGGTGATCTATATCTCGGAGGACGGGAGCTACGAGCGACTGGGGAGACTAGAATACATCCCCTTACCCGGTGGAGATAGATCAACACTATATCCTGCCAGGATAATAGCTGGAGTCTTAGCAGAACATGTAGATCTCCAAGAGTTTTTGAGACTTGCATCTTATAACCACCTAGACAAAAGGGTACCCGGGGGCATACAAGAGCTAAAAATAGCCTTTAACCAGGCTGGAGCAAGTATAAAGTGTTCAAGCGCCGGTCGTTTCCTGGATGCTGTCTCTGCTCTACTAGGAGTCTCATGGGAGAGAACCTATGAAGGTGAGCCTGCCATAACACTTGAGGAGTTCAGCTGGGGCGGCAGCAAGCTAGACTATCGCCTTGAGCATGGTGGCGGAGAAGTCTACACGAAGTCCTTCTTCTACGACTACATGCTGAACGGGCGCTTCAACAATGCTGCTACAAGAGATATAGCTTACACAATCCAATTCGAGATAGGCAGGTCCCTTGCTGAGATCGCTCACGAGAATGGTGCTAGGGAGATATACGTCTCAGGTGGAGCAGCTGTAAACTCAGTGATCCTCAAAGGGGTTAAACACGTCTTCGGATCCGACAGGGTTTTTCTCCCCCGAAAGCTCCCACCCGGGGATGGCGGTATATCGGCTGGACAGGTATATTTTGCTAAGATAAGAGGCTTAGCCTAA